The following are from one region of the Candidatus Obscuribacterales bacterium genome:
- a CDS encoding tyrosine-protein phosphatase: MLKANKLFAGLLSLALVLSASPSFSQGVKKHLFAREFYKVSDTLYCGSEPTAKEKMQMLKDLHIKTIIDLRWFTGVKEEESWAKEYGIDYFHISTGILQPDAAKIKTVMSMVEDPKYQPLYVHCRTGCDRTGVIAGLYRVCNQGWTKEQAYKEMRDHHFRPVFMGIKRSFDDFLADPAVAKPKVPVTAETTSWVTQPDSRD, from the coding sequence ATGCTCAAAGCTAATAAGCTCTTTGCCGGACTTTTAAGTCTTGCCTTAGTCCTAAGTGCAAGTCCGTCTTTTAGCCAGGGTGTCAAAAAGCACTTATTCGCTCGTGAATTTTACAAAGTTTCCGACACGCTTTATTGCGGAAGCGAACCTACTGCCAAAGAAAAAATGCAGATGCTCAAAGATTTGCACATCAAAACCATCATTGATTTGCGCTGGTTCACAGGCGTAAAGGAAGAAGAATCCTGGGCCAAAGAATACGGCATTGATTACTTCCATATATCAACAGGCATTCTGCAACCTGATGCGGCAAAAATCAAAACAGTGATGTCCATGGTGGAAGATCCCAAGTATCAACCTCTTTATGTTCACTGCCGCACTGGCTGTGATCGCACGGGAGTAATTGCCGGTTTATATAGAGTATGTAATCAGGGTTGGACAAAAGAACAAGCTTACAAGGAGATGCGAGATCATCATTTCCGTCCAGTGTTCATGGGTATTAAGCGCAGCTTTGACGACTTCTTAGCCGATCCGGCAGTAGCAAAACCAAAGGTTCCCGTTACTGCGGAAACTACAAGCTGGGTCACGCAACCTGACTCGCGCGACTAA
- a CDS encoding tyrosine-protein phosphatase, whose amino-acid sequence MSSQFLSNLQVIPLAALLFISFAAPASADIDTRGAISNFENFAPNLYRGSQPSFEALKELRAKGVKTIINLRLDREEAAQEKAWCAKHGINYVGMPMGFKTPKQKEVLSFLGIVTDPKMQPVYLHCRYGSDRTGTMVGLYRVIVQNWSFDKAYAEMRKHHFKPFLSALKHSVRDYSLSKPADKEQLLANSRRSGQVQ is encoded by the coding sequence ATGTCCTCTCAATTCTTGTCTAACTTACAAGTGATACCACTTGCCGCACTTCTATTTATATCTTTTGCCGCTCCAGCTTCGGCAGATATCGATACAAGAGGTGCCATTTCCAATTTTGAAAATTTTGCCCCCAATCTTTATAGGGGTTCTCAACCAAGCTTTGAAGCTTTAAAGGAGTTGCGAGCTAAAGGCGTCAAAACAATCATCAACTTGCGTTTAGACAGGGAAGAAGCAGCTCAAGAAAAAGCCTGGTGCGCAAAGCACGGCATAAATTATGTAGGTATGCCTATGGGCTTTAAGACCCCCAAGCAGAAAGAAGTTTTGTCCTTCCTAGGAATTGTCACCGACCCGAAGATGCAGCCTGTTTATTTGCATTGCCGCTACGGCTCTGACCGAACCGGCACAATGGTTGGACTCTATCGAGTAATTGTGCAGAATTGGTCATTTGATAAAGCCTATGCCGAAATGCGCAAACATCATTTCAAGCCTTTTTTGAGTGCCCTAAAGCATTCCGTCCGCGACTATTCATTGAGCAAACCGGCTGATAAAGAGCAACTGCTGGCTAATTCCCGCCGCAGCGGACAAGTTCAATAA
- a CDS encoding NAD(P)H-hydrate dehydratase translates to MNHALQIPTTAELRELEAKWIEACHANWGLVLMELAGKRAAEIAREMWQKNKGDVVIFCGSGNNGGDGLVVARYFSMWEIPVSVFMVDGKQKASQNRSESLINKEALEKLGINIKKVSSDDVAAISQQVRNAGIIVDALLGTGLSRDVEGIYKQLVDLINECSDNNIPVLAIDIPSGVNSDNGQIMGSAVKATNTVTFGYLKSGLLLYPGADLAGKLSLIDIGLPEFHGQSKQWLTTIDHVRKLLPVRKADSHKGTFGSVLSIAGCTNYRGAATLASLTALRTGAGLSVLATAKSVIPEQNILEVIYKALKETDTGNIASDALDEVLLEIPKHTATIVGPGLGDHEETIAFVQNLLPFLEKPTIIDADGLNAIAKNTSLFPRNKKFVLTPHPKEFSRLTGLSTQEIHENRIESALKGAKEFDTVVVLKGAHSVIAAQTGEVFINPTGNSGMATAGAGDVLSGIIGGLLAQGLTPLDAAVAGTYIHGLAGDIAQSQIGEVGFLAGDIANAVPHALTSIHDVKFQGSSLEMSLSIN, encoded by the coding sequence ATGAATCACGCTCTACAAATCCCCACGACTGCCGAGCTTCGCGAGTTGGAAGCAAAATGGATAGAAGCATGTCATGCCAACTGGGGCTTGGTGCTCATGGAATTAGCAGGCAAGCGTGCCGCAGAAATTGCTCGTGAAATGTGGCAGAAAAACAAAGGTGACGTCGTAATTTTCTGCGGTAGCGGTAATAACGGCGGCGATGGTTTGGTTGTTGCCCGCTATTTTTCCATGTGGGAAATACCTGTGTCTGTTTTTATGGTTGACGGAAAACAAAAAGCCTCGCAAAACCGCTCTGAAAGTCTTATCAACAAAGAAGCCCTGGAAAAACTTGGTATTAACATCAAGAAGGTCTCATCAGATGATGTTGCTGCAATTAGCCAACAAGTGAGAAACGCAGGCATTATTGTCGATGCACTTTTGGGCACTGGGCTTTCTCGAGACGTCGAGGGAATCTACAAACAATTAGTAGACTTGATTAATGAATGTTCCGACAACAACATTCCTGTCCTAGCCATAGACATCCCATCAGGTGTAAATTCGGACAACGGTCAAATAATGGGATCAGCCGTCAAAGCGACAAACACTGTTACTTTTGGTTATTTAAAATCCGGTCTACTTTTGTATCCAGGGGCGGATTTGGCAGGCAAACTTTCGCTGATAGATATTGGCTTACCTGAATTTCACGGTCAAAGCAAACAATGGCTAACGACTATTGATCACGTACGCAAACTATTACCTGTGAGAAAAGCCGATTCGCATAAAGGCACTTTCGGCTCAGTTTTGAGTATTGCCGGCTGCACAAACTACAGAGGAGCCGCAACGCTAGCCAGCCTGACTGCCTTACGTACAGGAGCCGGATTGTCGGTATTGGCTACAGCAAAATCAGTGATACCTGAACAAAATATCCTTGAAGTCATTTACAAAGCATTGAAAGAAACTGACACCGGCAATATTGCCTCTGATGCTCTTGATGAAGTACTCCTAGAAATCCCCAAACACACGGCAACAATTGTTGGTCCCGGCTTAGGGGACCATGAGGAAACTATTGCCTTTGTGCAAAACCTTTTGCCGTTCCTGGAAAAGCCAACAATCATAGACGCCGATGGACTCAATGCCATCGCCAAAAATACATCTCTTTTCCCACGCAACAAGAAATTTGTACTGACTCCTCATCCAAAAGAATTTTCCCGCCTAACAGGATTGTCCACGCAAGAGATTCACGAAAATAGAATTGAATCGGCTCTCAAAGGCGCGAAAGAATTTGATACCGTCGTTGTTCTTAAGGGCGCACATTCGGTAATTGCCGCGCAGACCGGCGAAGTCTTCATCAATCCTACAGGCAATTCAGGCATGGCGACTGCCGGAGCAGGCGATGTCTTATCAGGAATAATTGGCGGGCTTTTAGCTCAGGGATTGACTCCCTTGGATGCTGCGGTTGCCGGCACATACATACATGGACTTGCTGGTGACATTGCCCAGAGCCAAATTGGAGAAGTGGGATTTCTTGCAGGCGACATAGCAAATGCTGTGCCCCATGCACTGACATCAATTCACGATGTTAAATTCCAAGGCTCTTCTTTGGAAATGAGTTTATCGATTAATTAG
- a CDS encoding universal stress protein translates to MKLMVAFASPKRSRKIVRIAAAHAKAMDAELVLVRVIADPAKLGVIAELISTDAPKETAQNQIDMVVAELQDKGVNASGMLKIGPVAETLVSTASELGVDTVYVGSGPIKQRAFGISIQDPILHFLLDRCPINLYVARDQDGDPDSWTSVD, encoded by the coding sequence ATGAAATTAATGGTCGCATTTGCTAGCCCCAAGCGCAGTCGCAAGATTGTGCGTATTGCTGCTGCTCATGCTAAGGCCATGGATGCCGAGCTAGTCTTAGTGCGGGTAATTGCCGATCCGGCAAAATTAGGCGTGATTGCGGAGTTGATCTCCACAGATGCGCCTAAAGAAACCGCCCAAAATCAAATTGATATGGTCGTTGCTGAACTGCAGGACAAAGGCGTTAATGCGTCAGGCATGCTCAAAATAGGACCAGTTGCAGAGACGCTCGTAAGTACAGCTTCTGAACTGGGCGTCGATACAGTCTATGTTGGTAGCGGCCCGATAAAGCAGCGCGCTTTTGGTATTTCCATTCAGGATCCTATCTTGCATTTCTTGCTTGATCGCTGTCCAATTAATCTCTACGTGGCGCGTGATCAAGACGGTGATCCTGATAGCTGGACATCTGTTGACTAA
- a CDS encoding ferrochelatase, whose protein sequence is MKYDSLLIVSFGGPEKMADVMPFLENVLRGKNVPRERMLQVAKQYEVFDGISPINENNKKLLKAVDDELKSQGIDLPIYLGNRNWHPMLADTLAQMKADGRKNALAFVTSAYSSYSGCRQYLENIEAAQLAVGDSCPTVEKLRVFFNHPGFIEANTENLRAALEKIPVEKRLESHVVFTAHSLPLSMADTCHYKQQLEETCRLTAEAAGHASYRLAFQSRSGPPTQPWLGPDILDALKDLKESGADDVIVMPIGFLCDHMEVLFDLDTQAKNLADELGMNMVRAATVGTSKKFVQMIVQLILERLNGETSLCVGSMPAASNTCESTCCPNPHKH, encoded by the coding sequence ATGAAATACGACTCCCTGCTTATAGTGTCTTTTGGTGGTCCGGAGAAAATGGCGGATGTGATGCCATTTTTGGAAAATGTCTTGCGCGGCAAAAATGTGCCGCGAGAGCGCATGCTGCAGGTGGCTAAACAGTATGAGGTGTTCGACGGCATAAGCCCAATAAATGAGAATAATAAAAAGCTTCTGAAGGCGGTAGATGACGAACTCAAAAGCCAGGGCATTGACTTGCCAATCTATTTAGGCAACAGAAATTGGCATCCTATGCTTGCCGACACGCTTGCCCAAATGAAAGCAGACGGTAGAAAAAATGCTCTGGCATTTGTCACTTCGGCTTATTCGTCCTATTCGGGCTGCCGGCAATATCTGGAAAACATTGAAGCTGCTCAACTTGCTGTAGGTGATTCCTGTCCGACTGTGGAAAAACTGCGAGTGTTTTTCAATCATCCGGGCTTTATTGAAGCCAATACCGAAAATCTTCGCGCGGCATTGGAAAAAATTCCTGTGGAAAAACGACTGGAGTCACATGTCGTTTTTACCGCGCACAGTCTGCCTCTATCAATGGCTGACACCTGCCATTACAAACAACAGCTAGAAGAGACTTGCCGTTTGACTGCAGAAGCCGCTGGACATGCAAGTTACAGACTGGCTTTTCAAAGCCGTAGCGGGCCACCTACGCAACCATGGCTTGGACCGGATATTTTGGATGCTTTGAAAGACTTGAAGGAATCAGGTGCTGACGACGTTATTGTTATGCCCATAGGATTCCTTTGCGATCATATGGAAGTCTTGTTTGACTTGGATACGCAAGCAAAAAATCTTGCCGATGAACTTGGTATGAATATGGTGCGTGCCGCTACTGTTGGGACAAGCAAGAAATTTGTGCAAATGATCGTTCAACTAATACTAGAGCGCTTAAATGGAGAGACTTCATTGTGCGTGGGCTCAATGCCTGCAGCCTCCAATACTTGCGAATCAACCTGTTGTCCAAACCCGCATAAACACTAA
- a CDS encoding ABC transporter ATP-binding protein, producing the protein MALLDIQGLSTVFDTEGGTAKAVDNLSFSLKKGSVLGIVGESGCGKSITSLSILRLVPPPGRIVSGKVLFDGQDLLSLSETKMQEIRGDRIALIPQDPMTSLNPVYTIGEQIIEAIELHQNVSKKEARKRAIEVLDQVRIPEAANRIDDYPHQFSGGMRQRVMIAMALSCKPDLLIADEPTTALDVTVQAQILDLLRSIQKEEGMSILLITHDLGVVAEMCDDVAIMYAGSIVEHAPVVDLFKRPKHPYTVGLLNSIPRPGSTRLTPIDGQPPSLINLPAGCRFANRCPMVEPRCLEALPALEEKLPGHTARCVVVPSETAAAKS; encoded by the coding sequence ATGGCACTACTAGATATACAAGGACTATCTACCGTTTTTGACACTGAGGGTGGCACAGCTAAAGCTGTGGACAACCTGAGCTTCTCTTTAAAGAAGGGCTCAGTATTAGGGATTGTCGGAGAATCAGGTTGTGGTAAGTCAATTACTTCCTTATCGATCTTGCGTCTTGTGCCGCCTCCGGGAAGAATCGTGTCCGGCAAAGTGCTTTTCGACGGGCAAGATCTTCTAAGTCTTTCTGAAACGAAGATGCAAGAAATTCGCGGAGACAGGATTGCGCTAATTCCGCAAGATCCAATGACCTCGCTCAATCCTGTCTACACTATTGGCGAACAAATTATTGAAGCAATTGAATTGCACCAAAACGTGTCCAAAAAAGAAGCACGCAAAAGAGCAATTGAAGTTTTAGATCAGGTGCGTATTCCGGAAGCTGCCAACCGCATTGATGATTATCCACATCAATTCTCCGGCGGCATGCGACAGCGTGTAATGATCGCCATGGCACTATCATGCAAGCCGGATTTACTTATAGCTGACGAACCGACAACAGCACTAGATGTAACTGTACAGGCACAAATTCTTGATCTCCTGCGCAGCATCCAAAAAGAAGAGGGCATGTCCATTCTTCTTATTACGCACGATCTTGGCGTAGTAGCCGAAATGTGCGATGACGTAGCAATTATGTACGCGGGCTCAATAGTTGAACATGCACCGGTTGTCGACTTGTTTAAACGACCAAAGCATCCTTATACAGTTGGTCTTTTGAACTCCATTCCACGTCCGGGCAGTACTCGTCTGACACCAATCGATGGTCAACCGCCCAGCCTAATAAACTTACCTGCCGGTTGCCGCTTTGCCAATCGTTGTCCAATGGTTGAGCCAAGATGTTTGGAAGCTTTGCCGGCACTGGAAGAAAAACTTCCCGGACACACAGCACGTTGTGTTGTAGTGCCAAGTGAAACAGCCGCAGCAAAATCATAA
- a CDS encoding inorganic phosphate transporter — translation MNWESIVAVLAVLLALGFDFVNGFHDTANAVATVIYTKALRPGVAIVMSGILNFMGAVFVGTAVALVITKIIPQELISLPLIVAVLLAAVIWNLITWWYGLPVSSSHCLIGSLFGAGVAANGLNGVHWHELEKVFGALLVSPLVGFVAGALVTWVAFVVSGEAKQAKEVLAEGEKKKDQHPAMRWLHVLSSGCVSFSHGSNDGQKTMGIITLILASHFASFGFRYDQVPWWVMLAAATAIALGTVVGGWRVIRTVGTKISKERLSHAQGFGASMSTAAIILTASSIGAPISTTHTLSSAVAGGTVPVYGIKKLNVKTLWLIVLAWVLTLPVAATLSASCYFVLRLFWH, via the coding sequence ATGAATTGGGAAAGCATCGTTGCTGTTCTTGCCGTCCTTCTAGCCTTAGGCTTTGATTTTGTAAATGGCTTTCATGACACGGCTAATGCCGTAGCCACTGTCATCTATACCAAGGCATTGAGACCTGGTGTAGCAATTGTGATGAGCGGTATTTTGAACTTTATGGGTGCTGTTTTTGTAGGCACTGCTGTGGCTCTTGTTATAACTAAGATAATTCCGCAGGAACTCATTAGTTTGCCTCTTATCGTTGCCGTGCTTTTAGCGGCTGTTATCTGGAATCTAATTACCTGGTGGTATGGACTGCCTGTAAGTTCTTCCCATTGCTTGATTGGTAGTTTATTTGGTGCAGGCGTAGCAGCTAATGGCTTGAATGGTGTGCATTGGCATGAATTAGAAAAGGTCTTTGGTGCTTTGCTTGTTTCACCGCTAGTTGGCTTTGTGGCTGGAGCGCTAGTCACTTGGGTGGCATTTGTTGTCTCAGGAGAGGCTAAACAAGCCAAGGAAGTATTGGCTGAGGGTGAGAAGAAAAAAGATCAACACCCGGCAATGCGTTGGCTGCACGTTTTATCCAGTGGTTGCGTCAGCTTTAGTCATGGCAGCAATGACGGACAAAAGACCATGGGTATTATTACTTTGATTTTGGCATCTCATTTTGCCTCTTTCGGCTTTCGGTACGATCAAGTACCCTGGTGGGTAATGCTAGCTGCTGCCACAGCTATTGCTCTTGGTACTGTCGTCGGCGGTTGGCGAGTAATTCGCACAGTCGGCACCAAAATAAGTAAGGAACGTTTGAGTCATGCGCAGGGATTTGGTGCATCGATGTCGACGGCAGCAATTATTTTGACGGCTTCGTCCATTGGAGCACCAATAAGTACGACCCATACTCTTAGCTCTGCCGTTGCCGGAGGCACAGTGCCTGTTTACGGCATCAAAAAGCTCAATGTGAAAACGCTCTGGCTAATAGTTTTAGCCTGGGTTTTGACATTGCCTGTGGCTGCGACCTTGTCGGCATCTTGTTATTTTGTGTTACGCTTGTTCTGGCATTAG
- a CDS encoding LD-carboxypeptidase, which yields MTGSDTTLKLVKPHALKRGDKVGLVSPASRPDGPAVIAKAVKVMEWMGFKPVVGENALNMQGFLAGSDSERLADLMTFFKDDSVKGIFCLSGGYGSLRLLDRLDYNLIAEHPKVIVGSDDNTALLLAINKRTNMVVFHGPNLDQLNSPASFEDLQHAIGQKKLLKPLNVRIGKIAFGSAHYAPVQGVVSGRLMGGNLTAIGSLMGTPFQPQFENSILFLEDKNERNDMLDRWFSTFYVSGDLGKVSGVALGDFVNCGRKGSSNMLSIEDLFGQRLQELQKTSCFGFPFGQAEDSYTIPIGVIASLDTKKGQLSFLDSAVN from the coding sequence ATGACCGGAAGTGATACCACTCTGAAGCTCGTTAAGCCGCATGCTCTAAAGCGCGGTGACAAAGTTGGTCTAGTCTCACCGGCTTCTCGTCCTGATGGTCCGGCAGTTATTGCCAAGGCAGTAAAAGTTATGGAGTGGATGGGCTTTAAGCCTGTCGTCGGTGAAAATGCCCTCAATATGCAAGGATTTCTGGCAGGGTCGGATTCGGAAAGACTTGCCGACTTAATGACCTTTTTTAAAGACGATTCAGTAAAAGGAATTTTTTGTCTGAGCGGTGGTTATGGATCGCTTAGGTTATTGGATAGGCTCGATTACAATTTAATTGCTGAACACCCGAAAGTAATTGTTGGTTCGGACGATAATACGGCGCTCTTATTAGCTATAAATAAGCGCACCAACATGGTTGTATTCCATGGTCCTAATCTTGATCAATTAAATTCACCGGCTAGTTTTGAAGACTTACAGCACGCTATTGGACAAAAGAAACTATTGAAACCGTTGAATGTGCGCATAGGCAAAATAGCTTTTGGCAGCGCGCACTATGCCCCTGTGCAAGGAGTTGTATCCGGGCGTCTCATGGGCGGCAATCTTACGGCAATCGGTTCGCTTATGGGTACACCGTTTCAACCACAATTTGAAAACAGCATTTTATTTTTAGAGGACAAGAACGAACGAAACGATATGCTTGATAGATGGTTTTCAACTTTCTATGTTTCAGGCGACTTAGGCAAAGTCTCTGGTGTAGCTTTAGGCGATTTCGTTAATTGTGGTCGCAAGGGTTCTTCTAATATGCTTTCCATTGAAGATTTGTTTGGTCAGCGCTTGCAAGAACTACAGAAAACCTCTTGCTTTGGTTTCCCTTTTGGACAAGCTGAGGACTCGTACACGATTCCTATTGGTGTAATTGCCAGTCTTGATACAAAAAAAGGGCAACTCTCCTTTCTTGACTCGGCTGTTAACTAG
- a CDS encoding SDR family oxidoreductase — protein MISNSDNDHVRESDKPVVLVIDVLGQQGCVIAQNLTARGVRVVLAGNHGSQLALIADSLGVHFCVIDATDGGDIIACMQMVLAKFGRVDGIAHCSKGILLEALRETTKVAF, from the coding sequence ATGATAAGCAATTCCGACAACGATCATGTTAGAGAAAGCGATAAGCCGGTAGTTTTAGTAATTGATGTTCTGGGACAACAAGGCTGTGTTATCGCACAAAATCTGACAGCAAGAGGAGTTCGTGTGGTTTTGGCCGGCAATCATGGTAGCCAATTGGCTCTCATTGCCGACAGCTTAGGTGTGCATTTTTGTGTAATTGATGCCACCGACGGCGGTGACATCATCGCATGTATGCAAATGGTTCTGGCAAAGTTCGGCAGGGTAGATGGCATAGCACATTGTTCTAAAGGCATTTTGCTTGAAGCACTACGCGAAACAACCAAAGTCGCGTTTTAA